From Nicotiana tabacum cultivar K326 chromosome 22, ASM71507v2, whole genome shotgun sequence, one genomic window encodes:
- the LOC107789724 gene encoding putative serine/threonine-protein kinase WNK4 isoform X3, which translates to MERLYSEVHLLSTLNHHSIMRFYTSWIDVEHRTFNFITEMFTSGTLRGYRKKYQRVDIRAIKNWARQILEGLVYLHEHDPPVIHRDLKCDNIFVNGHLGQVKIGDLGLAAILRGSQRAHSVIGTPEFMAPELYEENYNELVDVYSFGMCMLEMLTGEYPYSECVNPAQIYKKVTSGKRPRAFYKVQDLDAQRFIRKCLEPASKRLSAKELMVDPFLVFNNVDGKSVTMMQLQKPFLNDKIAIEDLHLNEDAPRTNMTITGKLNPEDDTILIKVQIADKKGDVRNVYFPFDIVTDTPTEVANEMVKELEITDWKPYEIANMIDGEISGLVPQWKKWNQFESADYHVLSYKDDDNDHHNPFRGFSSCSSSQVSLSGDMFDDTSSQSSSHSANYSNFNYFSDDENDPVTTSTKQSQPATAINHHTSRFCPGENSSTGQSLARMCYKQCKDMLELKRTSSTSKEKGKVDTRRLTRNKSLVDMRSQLLHKTLVEEVHKRRLFKTVGAVENIGFQQPYEDSRRSPQSMNSTYSMRLWNDGKGQGHKPRRH; encoded by the exons ATGGAGAGGCTTTACTCTGAAGTTCATCTGCTTAGCACTCTCAATCATCATTCTATCATGAGATTCTATACTTCTTGGATTGATGTTGAACACAGGACCTTTAATTTCATTACCGAGATGTTCACCTCCGGTACTCTCCGAGG ATACAGAAAGAAGTATCAGCGAGTAGACATTCGAGCTATAAAGAATTGGGCGCGCCAAATACTGGAAGGTCTTGTTTATTTACACGAACATGATCCGCCAGTTATCCATCGAGACCTGAAGTGTGACAACATATTTGTTAACGGTCATCTTGGACAAGTGAAAATTGGGGACTTGGGCTTGGCAGCAATTCTTCGTGGATCACAGAGAGCGCACAGTGTTATAG GGACACCTGAGTTCATGGCACCGGAACTATACGAGGAGAACTATAATGAGCTAGTTGATGTATATTCATTTGGCATGTGCATGTTAGAGATGCTTACTGGTGAATATCCATACAGTGAATGTGTTAACCCCGCACAAATATACAAGAAAGTGACCTCT GGTAAGAGGCCTCGGGCATTTTATAAAGTTCAAGATTTGGATGCACAAAGATTTATTAGGAAATGCTTGGAGCCAGCATCAAAAAGATTATCAGCTAAAGAACTAATGGTTGATCCCTTCCTTGTATTTAATAATGTTGATGGTAAGTCGGTAACAATGATGCAACTTCAAAAGCCTTTCTTGAATGATAAAATTGCTATCGAGGACCTCCACTTGAACGAGGACGCTCCAAGGACTAATATGACCATCACCGGGAAATTGAATCCTGAAGATGATACCATTTTAATTAAAGTGCAGATTGCGGATAAAAAAG GTGATGTTAGGAATGTGTATTTCCCGTTCGACATTGTAACTGACACCCCAACGGAGGTCGCAAATGAAATGGTGAAGGAATTAGAAATTACAGACTGGAAACCATATGAAATAGCTAATATGATTGACGGAGAGATATCTGGTTTGGTACCTCAGTGGAAGAAATGGAATCAGTTTGAATCCGCCGATTACCATGTGCTAAGCTATAAAGATGACGATAATGATCACCATAACCCTTTCCGAGGTTTCTCATCTTGCTCATCTTCCCAAGTGTCATTGTCAG GTGATATGTTTGACGACACCAGCTCCCAAAGCTCATCACACTCAGCAAATTATTCCAACTTCAATTACTTCTCTGATGATGAGAATGATCCTGTGACGACCTCTACAAAACAAAGTCAGCCAGCTACTGCAATTAACCACCATACTTCCCGGTTTTGTCCCGGGGAAAACTCAAGCACTGGGCAGTCTTTAGCAAGAATGTGCTACAAGCAGTGCAAAGATATGCTAGAATTAAAAAGAACTTCTTCCACTTCTAAAGAGAAGGGCAAAGTTGATACGCGTAGACTAACAAGGAACAAGTCCTTGGTGGATATGCGCAGCCAGTTGCTGCACAAGACATTGGTGGAGGAAGTGCACAAGAGACGATTGTTCAAGACGGTTGGCGCTGTGGAAAATATTGGGTTTCAACAACCTTATGAGGATTCAAGAAGGAGTCCTCAATCAATGAATTCTACTTATTCCATGAGATTGTGGAATGATGGGAAGGGACAAGGTCACAAACCAAGAAGACATTGA
- the LOC107789724 gene encoding putative serine/threonine-protein kinase WNK4 isoform X4 codes for MILDMLKLILLLVMDVYRKKYQRVDIRAIKNWARQILEGLVYLHEHDPPVIHRDLKCDNIFVNGHLGQVKIGDLGLAAILRGSQRAHSVIGTPEFMAPELYEENYNELVDVYSFGMCMLEMLTGEYPYSECVNPAQIYKKVTSGKRPRAFYKVQDLDAQRFIRKCLEPASKRLSAKELMVDPFLVFNNVDGKSVTMMQLQKPFLNDKIAIEDLHLNEDAPRTNMTITGKLNPEDDTILIKVQIADKKGDVRNVYFPFDIVTDTPTEVANEMVKELEITDWKPYEIANMIDGEISGLVPQWKKWNQFESADYHVLSYKDDDNDHHNPFRGFSSCSSSQVSLSGLLSSQVIDTNTNGPHWLHGDMFDDTSSQSSSHSANYSNFNYFSDDENDPVTTSTKQSQPATAINHHTSRFCPGENSSTGQSLARMCYKQCKDMLELKRTSSTSKEKGKVDTRRLTRNKSLVDMRSQLLHKTLVEEVHKRRLFKTVGAVENIGFQQPYEDSRRSPQSMNSTYSMRLWNDGKGQGHKPRRH; via the exons ATGATCTTAGATATGTTGAAATTGATCCTACTGCTCGTTATGGACGT ATACAGAAAGAAGTATCAGCGAGTAGACATTCGAGCTATAAAGAATTGGGCGCGCCAAATACTGGAAGGTCTTGTTTATTTACACGAACATGATCCGCCAGTTATCCATCGAGACCTGAAGTGTGACAACATATTTGTTAACGGTCATCTTGGACAAGTGAAAATTGGGGACTTGGGCTTGGCAGCAATTCTTCGTGGATCACAGAGAGCGCACAGTGTTATAG GGACACCTGAGTTCATGGCACCGGAACTATACGAGGAGAACTATAATGAGCTAGTTGATGTATATTCATTTGGCATGTGCATGTTAGAGATGCTTACTGGTGAATATCCATACAGTGAATGTGTTAACCCCGCACAAATATACAAGAAAGTGACCTCT GGTAAGAGGCCTCGGGCATTTTATAAAGTTCAAGATTTGGATGCACAAAGATTTATTAGGAAATGCTTGGAGCCAGCATCAAAAAGATTATCAGCTAAAGAACTAATGGTTGATCCCTTCCTTGTATTTAATAATGTTGATGGTAAGTCGGTAACAATGATGCAACTTCAAAAGCCTTTCTTGAATGATAAAATTGCTATCGAGGACCTCCACTTGAACGAGGACGCTCCAAGGACTAATATGACCATCACCGGGAAATTGAATCCTGAAGATGATACCATTTTAATTAAAGTGCAGATTGCGGATAAAAAAG GTGATGTTAGGAATGTGTATTTCCCGTTCGACATTGTAACTGACACCCCAACGGAGGTCGCAAATGAAATGGTGAAGGAATTAGAAATTACAGACTGGAAACCATATGAAATAGCTAATATGATTGACGGAGAGATATCTGGTTTGGTACCTCAGTGGAAGAAATGGAATCAGTTTGAATCCGCCGATTACCATGTGCTAAGCTATAAAGATGACGATAATGATCACCATAACCCTTTCCGAGGTTTCTCATCTTGCTCATCTTCCCAAGTGTCATTGTCAGGTCTGCTCTCCTCTCAAGTGATTGACACAAACACCAATGGTCCTCATTGGCTTCATG GTGATATGTTTGACGACACCAGCTCCCAAAGCTCATCACACTCAGCAAATTATTCCAACTTCAATTACTTCTCTGATGATGAGAATGATCCTGTGACGACCTCTACAAAACAAAGTCAGCCAGCTACTGCAATTAACCACCATACTTCCCGGTTTTGTCCCGGGGAAAACTCAAGCACTGGGCAGTCTTTAGCAAGAATGTGCTACAAGCAGTGCAAAGATATGCTAGAATTAAAAAGAACTTCTTCCACTTCTAAAGAGAAGGGCAAAGTTGATACGCGTAGACTAACAAGGAACAAGTCCTTGGTGGATATGCGCAGCCAGTTGCTGCACAAGACATTGGTGGAGGAAGTGCACAAGAGACGATTGTTCAAGACGGTTGGCGCTGTGGAAAATATTGGGTTTCAACAACCTTATGAGGATTCAAGAAGGAGTCCTCAATCAATGAATTCTACTTATTCCATGAGATTGTGGAATGATGGGAAGGGACAAGGTCACAAACCAAGAAGACATTGA
- the LOC107789724 gene encoding putative serine/threonine-protein kinase WNK4 isoform X2 — translation MERLYSEVHLLSTLNHHSIMRFYTSWIDVEHRTFNFITEMFTSGTLRGYRKKYQRVDIRAIKNWARQILEGLVYLHEHDPPVIHRDLKCDNIFVNGHLGQVKIGDLGLAAILRGSQRAHSVIGTPEFMAPELYEENYNELVDVYSFGMCMLEMLTGEYPYSECVNPAQIYKKVTSGKRPRAFYKVQDLDAQRFIRKCLEPASKRLSAKELMVDPFLVFNNVDGKSVTMMQLQKPFLNDKIAIEDLHLNEDAPRTNMTITGKLNPEDDTILIKVQIADKKGDVRNVYFPFDIVTDTPTEVANEMVKELEITDWKPYEIANMIDGEISGLVPQWKKWNQFESADYHVLSYKDDDNDHHNPFRGFSSCSSSQVSLSGLLSSQVIDTNTNGPHWLHGDMFDDTSSQSSSHSANYSNFNYFSDDENDPVTTSTKQSQPATAINHHTSRFCPGENSSTGQSLARMCYKQCKDMLELKRTSSTSKEKGKVDTRRLTRNKSLVDMRSQLLHKTLVEEVHKRRLFKTVGAVENIGFQQPYEDSRRSPQSMNSTYSMRLWNDGKGQGHKPRRH, via the exons ATGGAGAGGCTTTACTCTGAAGTTCATCTGCTTAGCACTCTCAATCATCATTCTATCATGAGATTCTATACTTCTTGGATTGATGTTGAACACAGGACCTTTAATTTCATTACCGAGATGTTCACCTCCGGTACTCTCCGAGG ATACAGAAAGAAGTATCAGCGAGTAGACATTCGAGCTATAAAGAATTGGGCGCGCCAAATACTGGAAGGTCTTGTTTATTTACACGAACATGATCCGCCAGTTATCCATCGAGACCTGAAGTGTGACAACATATTTGTTAACGGTCATCTTGGACAAGTGAAAATTGGGGACTTGGGCTTGGCAGCAATTCTTCGTGGATCACAGAGAGCGCACAGTGTTATAG GGACACCTGAGTTCATGGCACCGGAACTATACGAGGAGAACTATAATGAGCTAGTTGATGTATATTCATTTGGCATGTGCATGTTAGAGATGCTTACTGGTGAATATCCATACAGTGAATGTGTTAACCCCGCACAAATATACAAGAAAGTGACCTCT GGTAAGAGGCCTCGGGCATTTTATAAAGTTCAAGATTTGGATGCACAAAGATTTATTAGGAAATGCTTGGAGCCAGCATCAAAAAGATTATCAGCTAAAGAACTAATGGTTGATCCCTTCCTTGTATTTAATAATGTTGATGGTAAGTCGGTAACAATGATGCAACTTCAAAAGCCTTTCTTGAATGATAAAATTGCTATCGAGGACCTCCACTTGAACGAGGACGCTCCAAGGACTAATATGACCATCACCGGGAAATTGAATCCTGAAGATGATACCATTTTAATTAAAGTGCAGATTGCGGATAAAAAAG GTGATGTTAGGAATGTGTATTTCCCGTTCGACATTGTAACTGACACCCCAACGGAGGTCGCAAATGAAATGGTGAAGGAATTAGAAATTACAGACTGGAAACCATATGAAATAGCTAATATGATTGACGGAGAGATATCTGGTTTGGTACCTCAGTGGAAGAAATGGAATCAGTTTGAATCCGCCGATTACCATGTGCTAAGCTATAAAGATGACGATAATGATCACCATAACCCTTTCCGAGGTTTCTCATCTTGCTCATCTTCCCAAGTGTCATTGTCAGGTCTGCTCTCCTCTCAAGTGATTGACACAAACACCAATGGTCCTCATTGGCTTCATG GTGATATGTTTGACGACACCAGCTCCCAAAGCTCATCACACTCAGCAAATTATTCCAACTTCAATTACTTCTCTGATGATGAGAATGATCCTGTGACGACCTCTACAAAACAAAGTCAGCCAGCTACTGCAATTAACCACCATACTTCCCGGTTTTGTCCCGGGGAAAACTCAAGCACTGGGCAGTCTTTAGCAAGAATGTGCTACAAGCAGTGCAAAGATATGCTAGAATTAAAAAGAACTTCTTCCACTTCTAAAGAGAAGGGCAAAGTTGATACGCGTAGACTAACAAGGAACAAGTCCTTGGTGGATATGCGCAGCCAGTTGCTGCACAAGACATTGGTGGAGGAAGTGCACAAGAGACGATTGTTCAAGACGGTTGGCGCTGTGGAAAATATTGGGTTTCAACAACCTTATGAGGATTCAAGAAGGAGTCCTCAATCAATGAATTCTACTTATTCCATGAGATTGTGGAATGATGGGAAGGGACAAGGTCACAAACCAAGAAGACATTGA
- the LOC107789724 gene encoding putative serine/threonine-protein kinase WNK4 isoform X1 — protein sequence MYKGRFSEHCKESEDDLRYVEIDPTARYGRFEEVLGKGAMKTVYRAIDELLGMEVAWNQIKLNDLLHSPEDMERLYSEVHLLSTLNHHSIMRFYTSWIDVEHRTFNFITEMFTSGTLRGYRKKYQRVDIRAIKNWARQILEGLVYLHEHDPPVIHRDLKCDNIFVNGHLGQVKIGDLGLAAILRGSQRAHSVIGTPEFMAPELYEENYNELVDVYSFGMCMLEMLTGEYPYSECVNPAQIYKKVTSGKRPRAFYKVQDLDAQRFIRKCLEPASKRLSAKELMVDPFLVFNNVDGKSVTMMQLQKPFLNDKIAIEDLHLNEDAPRTNMTITGKLNPEDDTILIKVQIADKKGDVRNVYFPFDIVTDTPTEVANEMVKELEITDWKPYEIANMIDGEISGLVPQWKKWNQFESADYHVLSYKDDDNDHHNPFRGFSSCSSSQVSLSGDMFDDTSSQSSSHSANYSNFNYFSDDENDPVTTSTKQSQPATAINHHTSRFCPGENSSTGQSLARMCYKQCKDMLELKRTSSTSKEKGKVDTRRLTRNKSLVDMRSQLLHKTLVEEVHKRRLFKTVGAVENIGFQQPYEDSRRSPQSMNSTYSMRLWNDGKGQGHKPRRH from the exons ATGTACAAGGGACGATTTTCAGAACACTGTAAAGAATCAGAGGATGATCTTAGATATGTTGAAATTGATCCTACTGCTCGTTATGGACGT TTCGAGGAAGTTTTGGGAAAAGGGGCAATGAAAACAGTGTATAGAGCAATTGATGAGTTGCTAGGTATGGAAGTGGCATGGAACCAAATTAAACTAAATGATTTGCTTCATTCACCAGAGGATATGGAGAGGCTTTACTCTGAAGTTCATCTGCTTAGCACTCTCAATCATCATTCTATCATGAGATTCTATACTTCTTGGATTGATGTTGAACACAGGACCTTTAATTTCATTACCGAGATGTTCACCTCCGGTACTCTCCGAGG ATACAGAAAGAAGTATCAGCGAGTAGACATTCGAGCTATAAAGAATTGGGCGCGCCAAATACTGGAAGGTCTTGTTTATTTACACGAACATGATCCGCCAGTTATCCATCGAGACCTGAAGTGTGACAACATATTTGTTAACGGTCATCTTGGACAAGTGAAAATTGGGGACTTGGGCTTGGCAGCAATTCTTCGTGGATCACAGAGAGCGCACAGTGTTATAG GGACACCTGAGTTCATGGCACCGGAACTATACGAGGAGAACTATAATGAGCTAGTTGATGTATATTCATTTGGCATGTGCATGTTAGAGATGCTTACTGGTGAATATCCATACAGTGAATGTGTTAACCCCGCACAAATATACAAGAAAGTGACCTCT GGTAAGAGGCCTCGGGCATTTTATAAAGTTCAAGATTTGGATGCACAAAGATTTATTAGGAAATGCTTGGAGCCAGCATCAAAAAGATTATCAGCTAAAGAACTAATGGTTGATCCCTTCCTTGTATTTAATAATGTTGATGGTAAGTCGGTAACAATGATGCAACTTCAAAAGCCTTTCTTGAATGATAAAATTGCTATCGAGGACCTCCACTTGAACGAGGACGCTCCAAGGACTAATATGACCATCACCGGGAAATTGAATCCTGAAGATGATACCATTTTAATTAAAGTGCAGATTGCGGATAAAAAAG GTGATGTTAGGAATGTGTATTTCCCGTTCGACATTGTAACTGACACCCCAACGGAGGTCGCAAATGAAATGGTGAAGGAATTAGAAATTACAGACTGGAAACCATATGAAATAGCTAATATGATTGACGGAGAGATATCTGGTTTGGTACCTCAGTGGAAGAAATGGAATCAGTTTGAATCCGCCGATTACCATGTGCTAAGCTATAAAGATGACGATAATGATCACCATAACCCTTTCCGAGGTTTCTCATCTTGCTCATCTTCCCAAGTGTCATTGTCAG GTGATATGTTTGACGACACCAGCTCCCAAAGCTCATCACACTCAGCAAATTATTCCAACTTCAATTACTTCTCTGATGATGAGAATGATCCTGTGACGACCTCTACAAAACAAAGTCAGCCAGCTACTGCAATTAACCACCATACTTCCCGGTTTTGTCCCGGGGAAAACTCAAGCACTGGGCAGTCTTTAGCAAGAATGTGCTACAAGCAGTGCAAAGATATGCTAGAATTAAAAAGAACTTCTTCCACTTCTAAAGAGAAGGGCAAAGTTGATACGCGTAGACTAACAAGGAACAAGTCCTTGGTGGATATGCGCAGCCAGTTGCTGCACAAGACATTGGTGGAGGAAGTGCACAAGAGACGATTGTTCAAGACGGTTGGCGCTGTGGAAAATATTGGGTTTCAACAACCTTATGAGGATTCAAGAAGGAGTCCTCAATCAATGAATTCTACTTATTCCATGAGATTGTGGAATGATGGGAAGGGACAAGGTCACAAACCAAGAAGACATTGA
- the LOC107789723 gene encoding protein LATERAL BRANCHING OXIDOREDUCTASE 1 produces MAETLPPAAKVETVFKSVQELANSKQIPEKYIHTQGSINTFPPLLDLPEVDLSLIISSPHSPAREKELNKLQSGLKSCGCFQVINHGIADSFLDKVRDISKQFFALPTEEKLKYARTMDDIEGYGNDSVLSEKQTLDWTDRLYLNVMPQDIRKLQYWPQKPECFREVFEEYIKNMKLLSESLLKAIATSLHLEENCFLDQCGERGMMVARFNFYPPCPRPDIVLGVKPHADGSAITLLLQDKDVEGLQVLKDDQWCRVPVVPYGILINVGDQVEIMSNGIFKSPVHRVVTNTERERNTLAVFIMPDVNVEIGPVEKLINEERPRLYKNIKNYGELFFQNYQRGRRPIEAAMICQELDS; encoded by the exons ATGGCTGAAACTCTCCCTCCTGCTGCAAAGGTAGAAACAGTTTTCAAGTCAGTTCAAGAACTGGCAAACAGCAAACAAATTCCAGAAAAGTATATTCATACACAAGGCTCAATCAATACATTTCCTCCACTGCTGGATTTACCAGAAGTTGATCTTAGTCTTATCATTTCATCACCCCATTCCCCCGCCCGAGAAAAAGAGCTCAACAAACTTCAATCCGGTCTCAAGTCTTGTGGCTGCTTTCAG GTCATAAATCATGGAATAGCAGATTCATTTCTTGACAAAGTGCGCGATATTAGCAAACAGTTCTTTGCACTTCCAACTGAAGAGAAGCTTAAATATGCCAGAACAATGGATGACATTGAAGGATACGGAAATGATTCAGTTCTTTCAGAAAAGCAAACACTTGATTGGACCGACAGATTGTATCTAAATGTGATGCCGCAAGACATAAGGAAACTCCAATATTGGCCCCAAAAACCTGAATGTTTTAG GGAAGTTTTTGAAGAATATAtcaagaatatgaagttgttGAGTGAGTCCCTCCTAAAGGCCATAGCGACGTCATTGCACTTGGAGGAGAACTGCTTTTTGGACCAGTGTGGAGAACGAGGAATGATGGTTGCACGATTCAACTTCTATCCTCCATGCCCGAGGCCTGATATTGTACTCGGAGTCAAACCACATGCCGATGGATCAGCCATTACTCTCCTGTTGCAAGACAAAGATGTTGAAGGGCTTCAGGTTCTAAAAGATGATCAATGGTGTAGAGTGCCCGTTGTCCCATATGGTATCCTCATTAATGTTGGAGATCAAGTTGAG ATTATGAGCAATGGAATCTTTAAGAGCCCGGTGCACAGGGTGGTGACGAACACAGAAAGAGAAAGAAACACTCTTGCTGTTTTCATTATGCCAGATGTAAATGTTGAGATTGGACCAGTGGAAAAGCTTATCAATGAGGAAAGGCCAAGACTGTACAAGAACATTAAGAATTATGGTGAACTCTTCTTCCAAAACTATCAGCGCGGGAGAAGACCTATAGAAGCAGCAATGATATGCCAAGAACTCGATAGTTGA
- the LOC107789724 gene encoding probable serine/threonine-protein kinase WNK4 produces MYKGRFSEHCKESEDDLRYVEIDPTARYGRFEEVLGKGAMKTVYRAIDELLGMEVAWNQIKLNDLLHSPEDMERLYSEVHLLSTLNHHSIMRFYTSWIDVEHRTFNFITEMFTSGTLRGYRKKYQRVDIRAIKNWARQILEGLVYLHEHDPPVIHRDLKCDNIFVNGHLGQVKIGDLGLAAILRGSQRAHSVIGTPEFMAPELYEENYNELVDVYSFGMCMLEMLTGEYPYSECVNPAQIYKKVTSGKRPRAFYKVQDLDAQRFIRKCLEPASKRLSAKELMVDPFLVFNNVDGKSVTMMQLQKPFLNDKIAIEDLHLNEDAPRTNMTITGKLNPEDDTILIKVQIADKKGDVRNVYFPFDIVTDTPTEVANEMVKELEITDWKPYEIANMIDGEISGLVPQWKKWNQFESADYHVLSYKDDDNDHHNPFRGFSSCSSSQVSLSGLLSSQVIDTNTNGPHWLHGDMFDDTSSQSSSHSANYSNFNYFSDDENDPVTTSTKQSQPATAINHHTSRFCPGENSSTGQSLARMCYKQCKDMLELKRTSSTSKEKGKVDTRRLTRNKSLVDMRSQLLHKTLVEEVHKRRLFKTVGAVENIGFQQPYEDSRRSPQSMNSTYSMRLWNDGKGQGHKPRRH; encoded by the exons ATGTACAAGGGACGATTTTCAGAACACTGTAAAGAATCAGAGGATGATCTTAGATATGTTGAAATTGATCCTACTGCTCGTTATGGACGT TTCGAGGAAGTTTTGGGAAAAGGGGCAATGAAAACAGTGTATAGAGCAATTGATGAGTTGCTAGGTATGGAAGTGGCATGGAACCAAATTAAACTAAATGATTTGCTTCATTCACCAGAGGATATGGAGAGGCTTTACTCTGAAGTTCATCTGCTTAGCACTCTCAATCATCATTCTATCATGAGATTCTATACTTCTTGGATTGATGTTGAACACAGGACCTTTAATTTCATTACCGAGATGTTCACCTCCGGTACTCTCCGAGG ATACAGAAAGAAGTATCAGCGAGTAGACATTCGAGCTATAAAGAATTGGGCGCGCCAAATACTGGAAGGTCTTGTTTATTTACACGAACATGATCCGCCAGTTATCCATCGAGACCTGAAGTGTGACAACATATTTGTTAACGGTCATCTTGGACAAGTGAAAATTGGGGACTTGGGCTTGGCAGCAATTCTTCGTGGATCACAGAGAGCGCACAGTGTTATAG GGACACCTGAGTTCATGGCACCGGAACTATACGAGGAGAACTATAATGAGCTAGTTGATGTATATTCATTTGGCATGTGCATGTTAGAGATGCTTACTGGTGAATATCCATACAGTGAATGTGTTAACCCCGCACAAATATACAAGAAAGTGACCTCT GGTAAGAGGCCTCGGGCATTTTATAAAGTTCAAGATTTGGATGCACAAAGATTTATTAGGAAATGCTTGGAGCCAGCATCAAAAAGATTATCAGCTAAAGAACTAATGGTTGATCCCTTCCTTGTATTTAATAATGTTGATGGTAAGTCGGTAACAATGATGCAACTTCAAAAGCCTTTCTTGAATGATAAAATTGCTATCGAGGACCTCCACTTGAACGAGGACGCTCCAAGGACTAATATGACCATCACCGGGAAATTGAATCCTGAAGATGATACCATTTTAATTAAAGTGCAGATTGCGGATAAAAAAG GTGATGTTAGGAATGTGTATTTCCCGTTCGACATTGTAACTGACACCCCAACGGAGGTCGCAAATGAAATGGTGAAGGAATTAGAAATTACAGACTGGAAACCATATGAAATAGCTAATATGATTGACGGAGAGATATCTGGTTTGGTACCTCAGTGGAAGAAATGGAATCAGTTTGAATCCGCCGATTACCATGTGCTAAGCTATAAAGATGACGATAATGATCACCATAACCCTTTCCGAGGTTTCTCATCTTGCTCATCTTCCCAAGTGTCATTGTCAGGTCTGCTCTCCTCTCAAGTGATTGACACAAACACCAATGGTCCTCATTGGCTTCATG GTGATATGTTTGACGACACCAGCTCCCAAAGCTCATCACACTCAGCAAATTATTCCAACTTCAATTACTTCTCTGATGATGAGAATGATCCTGTGACGACCTCTACAAAACAAAGTCAGCCAGCTACTGCAATTAACCACCATACTTCCCGGTTTTGTCCCGGGGAAAACTCAAGCACTGGGCAGTCTTTAGCAAGAATGTGCTACAAGCAGTGCAAAGATATGCTAGAATTAAAAAGAACTTCTTCCACTTCTAAAGAGAAGGGCAAAGTTGATACGCGTAGACTAACAAGGAACAAGTCCTTGGTGGATATGCGCAGCCAGTTGCTGCACAAGACATTGGTGGAGGAAGTGCACAAGAGACGATTGTTCAAGACGGTTGGCGCTGTGGAAAATATTGGGTTTCAACAACCTTATGAGGATTCAAGAAGGAGTCCTCAATCAATGAATTCTACTTATTCCATGAGATTGTGGAATGATGGGAAGGGACAAGGTCACAAACCAAGAAGACATTGA